From one Agathobaculum sp. NTUH-O15-33 genomic stretch:
- a CDS encoding N-acetylmuramoyl-L-alanine amidase, with amino-acid sequence MKYSKSNPPMTCMMTQSTCYKGTKKMTVKGVLWHSTGANNPTLKRYVQPDDGAPDRAELLSKLGTNANKNDWNHIDTQAGLNAWIGKLADGSVAAVQTMPWDFRPWGCGSGSKGSCNSGWIQFEICEDALTDADYFAAVYQEACELTAYLCTLYGIAPKGTADCSGVTVPTILCHADSHKLKLGSNHADVTHWFPKFGKSMETARDDVAALMSGSTAPGTEDKTAIMGKAQATASQMAAFCLSKNASPQLPSCTVEELARMFIEEGEAEGVRGDVAFAQSLHETGYFKYGGIVTPEMNNFAGIGALNGNATGQAASFPDPRTGVRAQIQHLKAYASTEALVNACVDPRFSLVARGVAPYVEWLGAADNPQGRGWAVPGAGYGANIVKLLGQILAFQDPGDGYPANTPEWQKAGFEALVERGIINSPDVWKAKFDQPIKVGEILAIIGRM; translated from the coding sequence ATGAAGTACAGCAAAAGCAACCCGCCCATGACGTGCATGATGACACAGAGCACGTGCTACAAGGGCACCAAGAAGATGACGGTCAAGGGCGTCTTGTGGCACAGCACCGGGGCGAACAACCCGACCCTCAAGCGATATGTTCAGCCGGACGACGGCGCACCCGACCGAGCCGAGCTCCTGTCCAAGCTGGGCACCAACGCGAACAAGAACGACTGGAACCACATCGACACACAAGCGGGCCTGAACGCCTGGATCGGGAAGCTCGCGGACGGGAGCGTCGCGGCGGTTCAGACGATGCCCTGGGACTTTAGGCCGTGGGGATGTGGGAGCGGCAGCAAGGGGTCATGCAACAGCGGATGGATTCAGTTTGAAATCTGTGAGGACGCCTTGACGGACGCCGACTACTTCGCCGCCGTGTATCAAGAGGCGTGTGAGCTGACGGCGTACCTCTGCACCCTCTACGGCATCGCCCCCAAAGGAACCGCCGATTGCTCCGGCGTCACCGTCCCGACCATTTTGTGCCACGCGGACAGCCACAAACTAAAGCTCGGCAGCAATCACGCCGACGTGACACACTGGTTCCCCAAGTTCGGGAAGTCGATGGAGACCGCCCGGGACGATGTCGCGGCCCTGATGAGCGGCTCCACCGCGCCGGGCACGGAAGACAAGACGGCGATCATGGGCAAGGCCCAGGCCACCGCGTCACAGATGGCGGCGTTCTGCTTGAGCAAGAACGCCTCGCCGCAGCTCCCGAGCTGCACCGTGGAGGAGCTGGCCCGCATGTTCATCGAGGAGGGCGAGGCCGAGGGCGTCCGGGGCGACGTGGCCTTCGCGCAGAGCCTCCACGAAACGGGCTATTTCAAATACGGCGGCATCGTGACGCCGGAGATGAACAACTTCGCGGGCATCGGGGCCCTCAACGGCAACGCCACGGGACAGGCGGCGAGCTTCCCCGACCCGCGCACGGGCGTCCGGGCGCAGATCCAGCACCTCAAGGCATACGCATCCACCGAGGCCCTCGTGAACGCTTGCGTCGACCCCCGCTTCTCCCTGGTCGCCCGTGGCGTGGCCCCCTATGTGGAATGGCTGGGCGCGGCGGACAACCCGCAGGGGCGCGGCTGGGCGGTTCCCGGCGCGGGCTATGGGGCGAACATCGTGAAGCTGCTCGGCCAGATCCTCGCCTTCCAAGACCCGGGGGACGGCTACCCGGCCAATACCCCGGAATGGCAAAAGGCGGGCTTTGAGGCCCTGGTAGAGCGCGGCATCATCAACTCCCCGGACGTGTGGAAGGCGAAGTTCGACCAACCGATCAAGGTCGGGGAAATCCTGGCGATCATCGGCAGGATGTAA
- a CDS encoding phage protein Gp27 family protein encodes MSKKERRRTRISSTIDKLPDDIKTELDVRLADTANTYEELSAWLKAEGYEISKSAIGRYAIRSTQAAQRVAETLQRTQADRPGGRGAPRPRLHESGVDGSHGRPHAAREHGGGRLPGDAA; translated from the coding sequence ATGTCTAAGAAAGAGCGCCGGAGGACGCGGATCAGCTCGACGATCGACAAGCTCCCGGACGACATCAAGACGGAGCTCGACGTCCGGCTCGCGGACACGGCCAACACCTACGAGGAGCTCTCCGCGTGGCTCAAGGCGGAGGGCTACGAAATCAGCAAGAGCGCGATCGGGCGCTACGCGATCCGCAGCACCCAGGCGGCGCAGCGGGTCGCCGAGACCCTACAGCGCACCCAGGCTGATCGCCCAGGCGGTAGAGGCGCACCCCGACCTCGACTACACGAAAGCGGCGTCGATGGTTCTCATGGACGGCCTCATGCAGCGCGTGAGCACGGCGGAGGGCGACTTCCAGGAGATGCCGCTTGA
- a CDS encoding phage protein Gp27 family protein: protein MVLMDGLMQRVSTAEGDFQEMPLDKAGRLIASLARNATYEKRVRQDMKKKAELAFDQLEAELMAAIKQHPELAGELHDVLSRAREKVLDDGED, encoded by the coding sequence ATGGTTCTCATGGACGGCCTCATGCAGCGCGTGAGCACGGCGGAGGGCGACTTCCAGGAGATGCCGCTTGACAAGGCGGGGCGGCTCATCGCAAGCCTCGCCCGGAACGCCACCTATGAGAAGCGCGTCCGGCAGGACATGAAGAAGAAGGCCGAGCTTGCCTTCGACCAGCTTGAGGCGGAGCTCATGGCGGCGATCAAGCAGCACCCGGAACTCGCCGGGGAGCTGCACGACGTCCTCTCAAGGGCGAGGGAGAAGGTGCTCGACGATGGCGAAGATTGA
- a CDS encoding Mor transcription activator family protein, with translation MDKLAEGLTLEMLPEGLYRMIAEAIGTDNFYKLAEVVGGTTVYIPKPESVTRPVRDARIKEEFNGYNHPELARKYGVTERWVRRICGPGQTEGQIDIFDYFNDPGQEDDELLP, from the coding sequence ATGGATAAACTCGCCGAGGGTTTGACGCTGGAAATGCTCCCCGAAGGGCTCTACCGCATGATCGCCGAGGCGATCGGGACGGATAACTTCTATAAGCTCGCCGAGGTCGTCGGGGGTACGACGGTTTACATCCCGAAGCCCGAGAGCGTCACCCGGCCCGTCCGCGACGCCCGCATCAAAGAGGAGTTCAACGGCTACAATCACCCGGAGCTCGCCCGGAAGTACGGCGTCACAGAGCGATGGGTTCGCCGGATTTGCGGCCCAGGGCAGACGGAGGGGCAGATCGACATCTTCGACTATTTCAACGACCCGGGGCAGGAGGACGACGAGCTCCTCCCGTGA